CTATCCACCTGGTCCTTCATTCTGGGAAGGCTGTTTGACCTTTCTGCCATTTTGACCATTGCCTTGGTGGTCTACTCTGCCGTGAAAGGGTCTTTAATAGTTTTCTTGGTTTCTTCTGCGGTGCTTTTTCTCTCCATCTTTTCTTACAAGGCTTACCTTTTTATCCCTTCCTATAGAAAGCTGAAGGACTTAAAAAATTACATAAGACAAAGCATGAATCTCAAACTTTCTCTGTACCTTCTTCTTTGCTCCCTACTTTCTGTGATTTTTAAGTTTCTCGCCATAGCCAGTTTATTAACTATGCCTTTCAACTTTTTGAGCTTTCTTTCCTTTTCTTTTGGAGAGCTTAGCACTGTATTACCTGTGCACAGCTTTATGGGCTATGGTACTTACGAGCTTAGCTTTTCCATACCTGCCAAGCTTGCCAGCAAGGATCTAAAGGAGTGGCTGATGGAAGCTTTTATAGCTCACAACTTTTTGCTTCTGTCCTCTGCACTTTACGGCATTGTGGCTATCTTCTTGCTTCACAGAAAGGTCCAATAAAATTTGTTCTTCTCTTATAATAAACACAAGACATGGAAGAAACCGCTAAAGTAAGGCTTTCAAAAGAGGAAGTAGAGACAATAAAAAGTATAGTAAAAAAATACGACCCAGCGGCAGAAATACTCATATTTGGAAGCAGAACAGACTTAACCAAGAGAGGCGGGGACATTGATATACTGATAGTATCAGGTAAAATAGACTATAGAATAAGAAGAAAAATCAGGGTAGACTTACAGCTTGCCTTAGGAGATAGGAAAGTGGACTTAATAATAACGGACGATCCCGAAAAAAACGAATTTACAAAAATAGCTTATAAGTACGGTGTAAAAATATGAAAATAGAGGAATTAAAAAGAATTTTTTGTGAAAACTTAGAACTCTTAAATAAAAACGCACAATGGCTACTCAAATCCTATGAAAAAGCCGAAAACATAGACTTTTCAAAAAAAGAGTTAACAGATGAAGAGTTGGAAGTACTTGAAACTTTGTCCAATAGATTTGGCAGAACCGTGGATGTACTAATAATAAGGAAAATAAATGAGTATTCTAAAAGAATGAATTATTGTCAGTACGATTGAACATGCTTTGCTTTAACTCTAAGGGTAAGCCCCTTTGCGCTTTCTACAATCACCGCTTGACCCTTCTTTATATCCTCTTCACTTACTGCGTTCCATATCTCTCCTTTTATAAAAACCTTGCCCCTACCGTTGACAAAATCCGTGATAGCCTCCCCTTCCTCACCTATAAGCTCCTCCACACCCAGCATCTTTTTCCTCTTCTGAGCTTTTAGCCCTAACCTGCCTGCAAAGAGGAAAAAGCCAACTGTTAGAACCACCATGGTAGCTATAACAGAGATGGGTATGCTTCCGTAAGGTGATTCTGGACTTATGAGTATAAAGGACCCAAGAGCTAAGGCTATGCCTCCCGCCACTGCAAGCCCTCCAAAAGAAGGAGTTATCACCTCAAGAGCCAAGAGTAAGATACCCGTAAGCACCAACAGAAGCCCCAGCCAGTTTATGCCTACAACACCAAGACCGTACAAACCCAGCAGAAGGGATATGATACCAACGGCGCCAGGGATCACACTGCCTGGATTGTAAAGCTCAAAGAATATGCCGTAAAAACCTATGAGTAAAAGCATGTAAGCAACTGTAGGATTGGTCACAAGCGAAAGAAACTCTTCCCTCAGGCTCTTTTTTACACTGTAAATGGAGGCATCCTTAGTCTTTAAAGTTATCTCTCTGCCGTGTTTTTTTACAATTCTTCCATCCAGCTTGTTAAGCAGTTCTGTCATGTCTGTAGCTATCATATCTATAACCCTTGATTTGAGAGCCTCTTCGGGTGTTAGAGAGATGCTCTCTTTTACCATCTTTTCCACCACCTCCACATTCCTGCCCTTTTCTTTGGCAATGCTTCTTACAAACGCCAGAGCGTCCTGAAGGACTTTCTCCTTCATTACACTGTCTTGTTCACCGCCACCCATCTGAACAGGATGAGCTGCGCCTATGTTGGTGCCGGGGGACATGACCGCTATGTCCGCGGATATGGTTATGATGGCTCCTGCAGATGCTGCGCGACCCCCAGAGGGATATACAAAAACCACCACAGGCAGGGGTGTTCTCTGAAACTCCTGAACTATCTCCCTCATGGAAGATTCAAGACCACCCGGTGTGTTGAGTTCCAGCACAAATAAGGTTCCGCCTTCCTCCTCTGCTTTTGAGAGGCTTCTCTTTATGTAGTCCACCGTCAAGGGTGTTATGGCTTCTTGCCACTCAGCTACAAACACCTTTGAAAAAACCTCTCCAGAGAAGAAAAGAAGCATAAAAAATAGCGGTGCTATAAAGTTTCGCATATCCATGATGGTATGATATAATAAGTCCATTCTTAATTTCAGGAGGCGTAAAATATGGCTGTTCCAAAGAGAAAGACATCCAGATGGAGAAGAGACAACAGAAGAGCTCAAAACTTCTTTTCTAAAGTAAAACTCTCATCTTTGGTGTCTTGTCCTAATTGCGGAGAGCTTACTATCCCCCACAGGGTATGTCCCTACTGCGGATACTACAAAGGCAGGGAAGTCATAAAAGTAAGTTGATGAATAGACCCAAGATAGCCGTTGATTGTATGGGGGGTGATTACGCCCCCGAGGAGATAGTTAAAGGTTGTCTTTTGGCTTGCAGAGAGCTGGAAGTCCTGCTTTATCTGGTAGGTGATGAGAAAAGGATAAGGAATATACTTGAAAGGGAAGGAGCGTGCGATAAAGAGAGGCTTGTGATTGTCCACGCGGATGATGTGGTGGGTATGCACGAACCTGCATCCAACGTGCTAAAAAAGAAAAACTCCTCCCTTTATGTGGCGGGACTTTTGTTGAGAGAGAACAAGGCGGATGGTCTTGTGTCTGCGGGCAATACGGGTGCGGTTCTTACTGTGGGTAAATTTCTGGTTGGAGCGCTGGAAGAGGTAGAAAGACCAGCCATAGGCGTGGCGCTTCCAAACCCAAAGGGGAGGACTGTTCTTATAGATGTGGGTGCCAATGTGGACTGCAAACCCAAACATCTTTTGCAGTTTGCCATAATAGGTCATACTTATGCAAAAGAGATACTGGGCATACAGAATCCAAGAGTAGGTATTTTGAGCATAGGTGAGGAGGAGGGCAAAGGTAATGAGCTTGTCAGGGAATCTTACTCTCTCCTCAAAAGGAGCAAGCTTAACTTTCTGGGCAATGCAGAGGGCAGGGATATATACGCGGGCACCTTTGATGTCATAGTGTGCGATGGTTTTGTGGGGAACGTTATCCTGAAAGCTAGCGAAAGCCTTGGTATGGCTGTCCTGCAGATGATAAAGGAGGAGGTCCAAAAGAGCCTTCTTGCAAAGATAGGCGCACTGCTGATAAAACCGGCTCTTAACAACTTTAAAAAGAAGGCGGATTTTGCAGAGTACGGTGGTATTCCCCTGCTGGGTGCAAAGAAACCCGTTATAATAACTCATGGGAGAGCTAACGCCAAAGCCATAAAGAACGCCATAAGGGTAGCCAACGAGTTTTATCTGCACCACTTTAACGAGAGGCTATCAGAAGACATAAAAAACTTAAGCCCCAAAGAGGTGAGAATCTGATGGGGACTACCTTGACGGGTATTGGGTACTACTTACCGCCAAAAGTTCTTACCAACTTTGACCTGGAGAAGATGGTGGACACTTCTGATGACTGGATAACAACCAGAACGGGCATAAAGGAAAGGAGGATAGCGGATAACGAAAATGTCACTCAGATGGCTTACATGGCAAGCCTTGAAGCTTTAGAGTCTGCAAACATACAGCCAGAAGATATAGACCTTATAATTCTTGCAACTCTTACACCTGAGCTTAAGTTTCCCTCCACAGCCTGCCTTTTGCAGGCTAAGCTGGGAGCCAAAAGGGCTTATGCCTTTGACATATCAGCTGCGTGCAGTGGCTTTATATACGGGCTTGAGCTGGCGGATGCTTACATAAAGTCAGGCAAAGCAAAGAAGATACTCCTTGTTGGCGTTGAAAAACTCTCCGAGATAGTAAACTGGCAGGATAGAAGCACCTGTGTGCTATTTGGGGATGGAGCGGGTGCAGTTATTATAAGTGAAGGTGATGGTGAGGTGCTCTCCTCCAAAATGCTCTCCGACGGCGAGCTGTGGGAGATTTTGTATGCTCCCAAGTGCGGATACATAAACATGAAAGGCAAAGAGCTTTTTAAGCTTGCTGTGAGAAGTATGGAGGAGGTGTGCAGGTATGTGCTTGAGTCAGCTGGTATTAGCATAGAAGATGTAAGCATTATGATACCCCATCAGGCAAACATAAGGATAATGGAAGCCCTCGCGGAGAAGCTCGGCATGCCAAAGGAGAAGGTCTATTCCAACATACACAAATACGGCAATACCAGCGCAGCCTCCATACCTATAGCCATGTACGAAGCATACAAGGAAGGTAAGCTAAGGAGGGGTGATATCGTCATGCTAACAGCCATGGGAGGAGGGCTCACATGGGGAGCAATGCTCCTGAGGTTTTAGGACTCTCTTCAGGCCAAGCTAAGGAAAGGCTTTTAAGGTATGGCTACAACACGGTAGAAGGTAGAAAGAGATTAAGCGACCTGGAAATACTTTTAAACCAGTTTAAAAACCCTTACTACCTGTTGCTCCTTTTTACTGCCATCCTGTCCGCATTCCTAGGAGAAAAGACGGATGCTGTTGTGATAGTGAGCATAATACTGCTGGGAAGTCTTCTGGACTTCTGGCAGGAGAGAGGAGCATACAGAACTGTGGAAAAGCTTCTTACCGTTGTAAAAACCAGAGCTACAGTCATAAGGGATGGTGAGGAGAAGGATGTACCCCTGGAGGAGGTGGTTCCGGAAGATGCTGTGGTTCTGAGGGCGGGAGATATGGTGCCTGCGGACGGAGTAGTTCTCCAAGCCAAGGACCTGTTTGTTAACGAGGCGCTCATGACCGGAGAAGCCTATCCTGTGGAGAAAACAACGGGAAGCACCCTTTACATGGGTACGCATGTGGTTAGCGGATTTGGAATCATGAAGGTTTTGAAAACAGGTAGAAATACAGAGTACGGTAAAGTCGTGGAAAAGTTAAGGCTCGGAAAGGGGGAGACGGACTTTGAGAGAGGTCTCAGGCGCTTTGGTTATACTCTACTTGAGGTAGCAACCCTTCTCATACTTTTAGTCTTCGCCATAAATGCCTACTACAACAGAGGCGTTATCAACTCACTGCTCTTTGCTCTCTCCTTAGGTATAGGTATAACACCTGCGCTACTCCCTGCAGTTGTAAGCATAGGACTATCTTACGGTGCAAGATACATGGCGCGCAAAAACGCGATAGTAAAAAGGTTAGCATCCATAGAGAACTTTGGGAGCATGACTGTTCTGTGCTGTGATAAGACAGGAACGCTCACGGAAGGAAGTATGGAAGTCTATACCGTTAAGAACATCCTTGACGAGGATGATGAGAGGATAGCTCTTCTTTCTTATGTAAATTCCTGCTTTCAGACAGGCTACAAAAATCCCGTAGATGAGGCTATAAAGAAGAGCTTTGGAACTTTGGACATCTCCCAATTTCAAAAGCTTGACGAACTTCCTTACGACTTTAACAGGAAAAGGCTATCAGTGCTGGTTAAAAAAGGTGAGGAAAGCCTCCTGATAACCAAGGGAGCATACTCCCATGTGCTTGAAGTGTGTAAGTATGCGCAAGTAAAGGAAAAAGTGATTGAGATTAAAGAAGTCTTAGGTAAGATTGAGGAGGTTTATGCTCGCTACAGCGGGCAGGGTTTTAAGCTGATAGCGGTAGCCTACAGGCTTTTTGGAGGTGAATCGCTGAATTATGAGGATGAGAAAGATGAGGTCTTTTTGGGCTTTCTTATTCTACATGACCCTCTGAGGAAAGACGCAAAGGAGCTTGTGGAGAAGCTTTTAAGCCTTGGTATAGAGCTCAGAATAATAACCGGAGACAACAAACTTGTTGCCAAGTATGTGGCGGAGCGGATAGGTCTTAAGGGTGAAATCATGAGCGGTGGGGATTTTGAAAAGCTCTCGGAAGAAGCGCTGGTGAGAAGAGTTAGAGACACCTCCGTGTTTGCAGAGCTTACACCTTTGCAAAAGGATAGGGTAGTTACCGCTCTGAGGAAGGCAGGCTATGTGGTAGGATACATGGGAGATGGTATAAACGATGTTGCCGCAATGAGAAGTGCGGATGTGGCTATATCGGTGGAGAATGCGGTGGATGTGGCTAAAGAAACCGCGGATATAGTACTTCTAAAGTCTGATTTAAACACGGTTATAGATGCAGTGCTTGAAGGAAGGAGAATTTTTATAAACACCATGAAATACCTGTTTATGCAAACAAGCTCTAACTTTGGAAATGTCTTCTCTATGGCTGGAGCCTCCCTTCTGATACCTTTCTTGCCTATGCTACCCAAGCAGGTATTGACCGCAAACCTTCTAACGGATAGTGCAGTAATGTCAATCCCCACAGACAGAGTAGATGATGACTGGACAAAGAGTCCCAAAAGGTGGAACATAGAGTTCATAAGAAGGTTCATGCTCTTCTTTGGACCTTTGAGCTCCATATTTGACTACATTACCTTTATTTTCCTTCTGTATGTGCTTAGAGTAAATCAGGAAACTTTTCGGTCCGCATGGTTCCTTGAGGGATTATTTACGCAGATCCTCGTATTACTTCTTCTGCGCACCCAAAGAATATTTATAAAGAGCAGACCTTCACCCCTCCTTATGCTTACCGTACTCACTGTTGGAATAGTAGGGCTTATATTACCCTTTACTCCCTTGGGTAGTATGTTAGAGTTGAGACCTCTGCCTACCCCTCTGTACGCTTTTGTCCTTTGGATAACCCTCCTTTACTTTATATCCGTGGAAGCTGTCAAGAAATTCTTTTACAGAAAGTATAACTTTTAAACCCCAGTATATCTTTCCTTTACCTTCTTTATCCTCCAAAGGGCTTTGCTGTCTTCGGGTGTTATGAGGCTGTATGCTTTGCCATAACTTCCTACTCTTCCCGTTCTTCCTATTCTGTGTATATAAACCTCAGGGTCTTCGGGTATCTGATAGTTAATCACCAGACTTACACCCTTTATGTCAAGACCTCTTGAGGCTACATCCGTAGCAACCACCGTTTTCACTTTACCCTCTCTGAAAAGCTTGAGAGCGTTTTCTCTCTGCCTTTGGGTCATATCTCCGTGCAAAGACACTACGCTAAAGCCTCTGTTTTTGAGTTCCTGAGATATATCTCGTGCATCCTTCTTGGTTCTCACAAAAATAATAACTTTTTCCAGAAGATGTTCTCTGAGTATCCTCTCAAGCTCGGATATCTTTTGCTTGGATGAGTTAAGCCTTATGAGCCTCTCCTCTATCTTTGGCTTTAGCTCTGCAGATATTACCCTTACGAATTTGTAGTCATCTTTTAAGTGCTTTCTTGCAAGCAGTTCTATCTCCTTTGGTATGGTCGCGGAAAAGAGAAAGGTCTGTCTGTCTTTTGGTGTATAGGCTATTATGCTCTCTATGTCCTCCACAAAGCCCATGTCAAGCATAAGGTCCGCTTCATCAAGGACAAGAAAGGAAACACCACCAAGGTTTAGCACCCCCCTACTTAGGAGGTCCTTTATCCTGCCAGGCGTGCCTATGACTATGTTAGGTACAACCTTGGATAGAAGTTCAAGGTCTCTCCTTACAGGTGTTCCTCCGTAAAAGACAAACACCTTAAGAGCTTTGTACTTGGATAGGGCATAGAGCTGTTCTTTAACCTGAAGGGCAAGCTCACGGGTAGGTGTAAGAACCAGAGCCTTTAAGCCGTCATCTTTGCTTATCTTCTCTACTATGGGAATGCCAAAGGCAGCAGTTTTCCCCGTTCCCGTTGCCGCCTGACCCATAATGTCATAACCTTTCAAAGCTAAAGGTATAGCTTCCTTCTGTATGGGTGTGGGTTCCTCATAACCCAGATCCCTTATTGCCTTCTGAAGTATTTCACTAAGCTGTTGAAAATTAAACTCCATAAATAAAAAACCTCCTTATCTAATTATAGTCCTTTTTACACCTTTTGCAAAAATTCTTATAATCTAATATTAGTTGGGTTTATAACGCAATAAAAGTTTCTTATTGAAACCATTTTTTAGATAGAATACAATTATCAGGCAAATTATAAAAATAAAATAGGAGGTAGAAAATATGCTTAGCAGGCGGAGTTTTTTGAAAGGCAGCCTTGTTGCAACGGCAGGGGGGCTTCTGGTGCCAAAGTATGTATTGGCATCGGTTGACCCTTCCTTGCTAAGTACTGCGGCAAAGGAGCTTCCCGAGGGAGTTTTAGAGGAGCAGGTGCTGGAAGCTCTACCTGGCAAAAAGCCACTGATAAAAAAGACCTACAGAGCTCCCAACTACGAAACCCCAGTTAAGTACTTTAACGAGATCTTTACACCCAACGATGTCTTCTTTGTGAGGTACCACCTTTCCAACATACCTGAGGTGGATGCACGCACTTGGAAGCTAACAGTAGGGGGCGATGCGGTAGAGAGACCTCTCGAGCTGACGCTAAATGACTTAAAGACCAAGTTTGAACAGGTGGAACTGGTGGCTTTGTGTCAGTGCTCCGGAAACAGAAGAGGACTCTTTAAACCTCATGTAGCGGGTGTAGAATGGGGATATGGGGCTATGGGAAATGCCAAGTGGAAGGGAGTCAGGTTAAAAGATATCTTAGAAAAGGCAGGACTAAAAGCCAATGCCCTTGAGGTGGTGGTTGACGGTGCAGACACGGGTGTAGCAGCGGGTACGCCTGATTTTGTAAAGAGCATACCTGTCTGGAAGGCTCTTGACGAAAACACCATAATAGCCTACGAGATGAATGGAGAGCCACTGCCTCACTGGAATGGATTCCCCGCAAGGCTGATAGTGCCTGGCTGGACTGCCACTTACTGGATGAAGCATATAGTGTCTATCAATGTAGTTTCCAAACCCTTTGACGGCTTTTGGATGAAAAGTGCGTACAGAATACCCCTCGGCAAGTTTCCCATAAGGGACAGGTTCATATCTCAGGAAACTGCTGTCAACACACCCATAACGGAGATAGTTGTAAACTCTCTGATAACCAACATAAACGACGGGCAGACTTTCAGACTGGGACAGGTGATTGAAGTCAGAGGTATAGCGTGGGACGGTGGCTACGGCATAAACATGGTAGAAATCTCTACCGACGGTGGCAAGACCTGGCGTGAAGCCGAGCTAGGCAAAGACTACGGGCGCTACTCCTGGAGGCAGTTCACCTACAGGTTCAAACCCAGCAAAAAGGGAGCTTATACCATAATGGCAAAGGCAAGCAACAGACTTGGGCAGACCCAGACCTTTGAACTCATATGGAACCCGGCAGGATACCACCACAATGTGGTGCAAAAGATAAACATAAAGGTAGTGTAAGGAGGTAAAAAAACATGAAAAGGGTGATGTTCTTTGGATTTTTGTTGGCTTCTCTCTCCTTTGCGGGGGAGGAGAAGGTCAAGCTCAAAGATGGAGAAGGCAAGGCTCTGGTGGAAGCTAACTGCTCTGTATGCCACAGTCTTGACTACATACAGATGAACTCTCCCTTCCTTGACAAAAAAGGATGGGAAGCCGAGGTTAACAAGATGATAAAAGTCTTTGGTGCACCCGTAAAACAGGAGGATGTTCCCAAGATAGTGGAGTACCTTACCAAGTACTACGGTAAGAAGGACTAAGTGCTAAAATATCTTTATGTACGACCTTGTGGTGGTGGGTGGAGGACCTGCGGGTTCCTCCTGCGCCTACCACGCTTCAAAAAATGGTCTTAAGGTTCTTCTCCTTGAGAAGCATAAAGTACCGAGATTTAAACTCTGCGCAGGCTGTCTCTCAAAGAGAATATCTTCACACCTTCCAGATGGCTGGGAAAAGCTGGTACTAAACAGGATAAAAGGGGGTGTATTGGGATACGCCGGCAGAGAAGATTTTGAGCTTATGAACGACCAAGATATAGCCTACATTGTAGACAGAGCTGAGTTTGATGCCTTCCTTTTGGAAAAGGCGCAGGAGGAGGGGGTTGAGGTTTTGCAGGAGTGCGAGGTATTAAGCATAGAGGCAAACTCTGGCAAGTGTAAAGTTGTTACATCAAAAGGCTCTTTTTACGGGGATTTTTTGGTAGGTGCTGATGGCTTTTATTCAACAGTAGCCAAAGCTCTGGGATACAAAAAAAGTAAGTTTTTTAAGTCCCTTGAATTTTTCACTTTTGGAGACCTTGTGGAAAAAGTCATCATAGACATAGGATGGGTCAAAAGAGGATACGCGTGGGTGTTTCCAAAGGGGGATAGGCTAAGTGTAGGGATAGCTTGCAGGGAAGGAGGGGATCTTAGTAAAAACCTTTTTGAGTATGCAAAGACAAGGGGTATAAAAATTGATGGGAGAGTGTATGGCTGGCATATTCCTTATATGGAGAGGGAAAGGGATGTGTTTTATGGTGCTGGTCGTGTGCTTCTGGTGGGTGATGCTGCGAATCTGACAGACCCTTTATTGGGAGAGGGTATATACTACGCGGTGCTAAGCGGTAAGCTGGCAGTTCAGGCTATAGCTGAATCGCCGTCAGAACCACTGGCGCTATACAGAGAGCTTCTAAAAGGTTTAGTGTCGGAGCTTGTGTACGCTGGAAAGATAGCATCCCTAGGCTACAGGTTTCAGAAGGTGGCTTACAGTATGAGCAAGAAGGGAATACTCAAGCACTACTACAGACTTCTTACGGGAGAGTTAAGCTACAGAGAGCTTTACATAAAGGGTTGGTTTTACTTTTTAAAAGAGCTTGTGAGCGAGTACGCAAATATTTATAATTATTTGAGGAGGTAGAAAGATGGACTTTCTCGGAAGGGATTTATCACCTCTTACACAGGAGGAGTGGAGCGCGCTGGAAAGTACTGTGGTTGAAGTATTTAAAAAGTCTGTTGTTTGCAGGAGATTTATGAGCGTTGTAGGTCCCATAGGTGCTGGCCATCAGGTTATATCTTACGATGTGTTTCTGGGTGTGGAGCCCGGAAGCTGTGAGGTAAGACCCGGCGAAGAAAGTCAGGTGTGCGAGCCGGTAAGAACTGGCACAAGAAAACACCTCGTTATGCCTACCATATACAAACCCTTTAACATAAGCTGGAGAGACCTTGAGTACTGGAGGCAGTTTAATCTGCCAATAGATGCATCCTCTGCTGCATCAGCAGCCTTTGCTACCGCGGTGGCGGAAGACACTCTCATACTTCATGGCAACAAAAAGCTTGAGATTGAAGGTCTTCTTACGGTGGAAGGAAGACAGAGCATGTCCATGAGCGACTGGGATGTGGTGGGCAATGCCTTCAGCGATGTGTCTATGGGCATTTCCAAGCTCTCTGAGATGGGCTTTTTTGGACCTTACTATCTGGTGCTGAACCCAAAGCAGTACTTCCAGCTCAACAGAGTCTATCACAACACGGGTCTCCTTGAGCTGGAGCAGATAAAGAAAGTGGTGGCGGATGTTTTCTACACCCCCATAATGCCTGAGGGCAAGGCACTGCTTGTTTCTGCTGGACCTCAAAACATAGACATTGTCATAGGGCTGGATGTTAGCCTGGTTTATGTGGAAAGCACCAACATGGTGCATCAGTTCAGAGTTATGGAGGTGATAGCTCCCAGGATAAAGCGTCCGGGTGCGGTGCTGGTCATTGGGAAGTAAGAGCTTTCCAGAGAAGGTCTGCTACTTCTCCTTTGATGTCTTTATATTTCTCTAAGAGTCCGGCTTGGGTAAATAAAAAGACCCTCTCAAGAGTTCCCACAAACATAGCCAGCGCCAGCTCAGCCCTGATTTTAATAACCCCTCTCCCTTCTTCCAAAAGCTTAAGGATAGCATCTTTTGGTAGCTTTTTAAACTCCTTGACTTCCTCCGCTCTCAGGTAATGAAAAAGGTCAAGGTACTTAAAAGCTTCCGGGTTTTCAAAACAGAAGCTCAAAAATTCCTCAACAGCTCTGTAAAACTTATCTCTGTATGTTTTTTCCTCAAAAGCCAGCATAAGCCTGTCGTAAAACTCTTCTGAATACATGCCAAAGAGTCCCCTGACTATCTCGTCCTTGCTGGTAAAGTGCCTGTAGATGGCTCCCTCTGTTATACCCACTTCTTTGGCTATGTCCTTTATAGTTGTTTCCCTTATGCCTTTTTCAGAAAAGAGTTTAAGCGCTGACTCTAATATTCTCTTCTTGGTATCCTTCCTTTTTACTCTCATACCTTTATTATAGCAGAAAGTGATGGCTTACTCTCTTTTAAGTATGCTGAAGGTGTGGCTTGTGCCTATCCTTTCTGCTCCCATCTTTAAAAATCTCTCTGCTTGCTCAGCTGTTCTTATACCACCAGAAGCCTTTACCTTTATGCGTCCCTTTGATAGCTCTACCAGAAGTTTCACATCTTCCTCACTGGCACCCGCCGGAGCGTACCCCGTAGAGGTTTTGACAAACTCAAAACCTGCATCCACAGCAAGCTCCAAAGCTAACTTCTTCTCCTCATGGCTCAAATAAGCTGTTTCTATTATTAATTTTCTCGTGTAGCCTTTTGTATGCCTCCCTATAGCCTTTAGCTCCTCCGCCACATACTTAGTAAGACCGCTTTTGAAAGCTGAGATGTTCATAACTATGTCCAGCTCGTGCGCGCCATCTTCCAAAGCCCTGAGAGCCTGCAACACTTTTTGCTCCTTTGTGTCAAGCCCAAAGGGGAAGGATATTACAGAACAGACTTTAAGTTTACCCCCAGATAGTTCGGTTGCTTTTTTCACCCAGAATGGATTCACACAGACTGCGTAAACGCCAAGCTCTATGCATCTTCCTATATGCTCCTCCAGGTCCCTCAGAGTCTGACTGGGTTTTAGTACAGAATGGTCTATGTAGCTGTTTATATCCACGAGCTTACCCCATAGGTGAGGTCATGATGTATGGATAGCAGAGCCTTTGCTCCTTCCCCGGCAGCTGTTATTATCTGTTTGGCAAATATGTTGGTGCAGTCTCCAGCTGCGTAAATACCTCTCTCTGAGGTTCTGTTGTTGCAGTCTATTATAATCTCATCCCTGCTTGTGGTCAA
The DNA window shown above is from Hydrogenobacter thermophilus TK-6 and carries:
- a CDS encoding NfeD family protein, which gives rise to MDMRNFIAPLFFMLLFFSGEVFSKVFVAEWQEAITPLTVDYIKRSLSKAEEEGGTLFVLELNTPGGLESSMREIVQEFQRTPLPVVVFVYPSGGRAASAGAIITISADIAVMSPGTNIGAAHPVQMGGGEQDSVMKEKVLQDALAFVRSIAKEKGRNVEVVEKMVKESISLTPEEALKSRVIDMIATDMTELLNKLDGRIVKKHGREITLKTKDASIYSVKKSLREEFLSLVTNPTVAYMLLLIGFYGIFFELYNPGSVIPGAVGIISLLLGLYGLGVVGINWLGLLLVLTGILLLALEVITPSFGGLAVAGGIALALGSFILISPESPYGSIPISVIATMVVLTVGFFLFAGRLGLKAQKRKKMLGVEELIGEEGEAITDFVNGRGKVFIKGEIWNAVSEEDIKKGQAVIVESAKGLTLRVKAKHVQSY
- the rpmF gene encoding 50S ribosomal protein L32 yields the protein MAVPKRKTSRWRRDNRRAQNFFSKVKLSSLVSCPNCGELTIPHRVCPYCGYYKGREVIKVS
- the mgtA gene encoding magnesium-translocating P-type ATPase, coding for MGSNAPEVLGLSSGQAKERLLRYGYNTVEGRKRLSDLEILLNQFKNPYYLLLLFTAILSAFLGEKTDAVVIVSIILLGSLLDFWQERGAYRTVEKLLTVVKTRATVIRDGEEKDVPLEEVVPEDAVVLRAGDMVPADGVVLQAKDLFVNEALMTGEAYPVEKTTGSTLYMGTHVVSGFGIMKVLKTGRNTEYGKVVEKLRLGKGETDFERGLRRFGYTLLEVATLLILLVFAINAYYNRGVINSLLFALSLGIGITPALLPAVVSIGLSYGARYMARKNAIVKRLASIENFGSMTVLCCDKTGTLTEGSMEVYTVKNILDEDDERIALLSYVNSCFQTGYKNPVDEAIKKSFGTLDISQFQKLDELPYDFNRKRLSVLVKKGEESLLITKGAYSHVLEVCKYAQVKEKVIEIKEVLGKIEEVYARYSGQGFKLIAVAYRLFGGESLNYEDEKDEVFLGFLILHDPLRKDAKELVEKLLSLGIELRIITGDNKLVAKYVAERIGLKGEIMSGGDFEKLSEEALVRRVRDTSVFAELTPLQKDRVVTALRKAGYVVGYMGDGINDVAAMRSADVAISVENAVDVAKETADIVLLKSDLNTVIDAVLEGRRIFINTMKYLFMQTSSNFGNVFSMAGASLLIPFLPMLPKQVLTANLLTDSAVMSIPTDRVDDDWTKSPKRWNIEFIRRFMLFFGPLSSIFDYITFIFLLYVLRVNQETFRSAWFLEGLFTQILVLLLLRTQRIFIKSRPSPLLMLTVLTVGIVGLILPFTPLGSMLELRPLPTPLYAFVLWITLLYFISVEAVKKFFYRKYNF
- a CDS encoding lysylphosphatidylglycerol synthase domain-containing protein → MIKRFLLPLSISLIFLLLFFRFVPTDKLMESFSGISSGNFLLAFFFYTVSQVIRSIRWKPLIRELNFLDIYLINSANIFLNNVLPARTGEISWFYYSKKLGVSLRLSTWSFILGRLFDLSAILTIALVVYSAVKGSLIVFLVSSAVLFLSIFSYKAYLFIPSYRKLKDLKNYIRQSMNLKLSLYLLLCSLLSVIFKFLAIASLLTMPFNFLSFLSFSFGELSTVLPVHSFMGYGTYELSFSIPAKLASKDLKEWLMEAFIAHNFLLLSSALYGIVAIFLLHRKVQ
- a CDS encoding nucleotidyltransferase domain-containing protein; the protein is MEETAKVRLSKEEVETIKSIVKKYDPAAEILIFGSRTDLTKRGGDIDILIVSGKIDYRIRRKIRVDLQLALGDRKVDLIITDDPEKNEFTKIAYKYGVKI
- a CDS encoding beta-ketoacyl-ACP synthase III produces the protein MGTTLTGIGYYLPPKVLTNFDLEKMVDTSDDWITTRTGIKERRIADNENVTQMAYMASLEALESANIQPEDIDLIILATLTPELKFPSTACLLQAKLGAKRAYAFDISAACSGFIYGLELADAYIKSGKAKKILLVGVEKLSEIVNWQDRSTCVLFGDGAGAVIISEGDGEVLSSKMLSDGELWEILYAPKCGYINMKGKELFKLAVRSMEEVCRYVLESAGISIEDVSIMIPHQANIRIMEALAEKLGMPKEKVYSNIHKYGNTSAASIPIAMYEAYKEGKLRRGDIVMLTAMGGGLTWGAMLLRF
- the plsX gene encoding phosphate acyltransferase PlsX encodes the protein MNRPKIAVDCMGGDYAPEEIVKGCLLACRELEVLLYLVGDEKRIRNILEREGACDKERLVIVHADDVVGMHEPASNVLKKKNSSLYVAGLLLRENKADGLVSAGNTGAVLTVGKFLVGALEEVERPAIGVALPNPKGRTVLIDVGANVDCKPKHLLQFAIIGHTYAKEILGIQNPRVGILSIGEEEGKGNELVRESYSLLKRSKLNFLGNAEGRDIYAGTFDVIVCDGFVGNVILKASESLGMAVLQMIKEEVQKSLLAKIGALLIKPALNNFKKKADFAEYGGIPLLGAKKPVIITHGRANAKAIKNAIRVANEFYLHHFNERLSEDIKNLSPKEVRI